In Cryptomeria japonica chromosome 5, Sugi_1.0, whole genome shotgun sequence, the genomic window taacttTTGTCGGACCTCACTAACCTCACCCTTTGATTTCTTTGCCATGGTACTGGATATTTCGGCAACCTTTCACTTCCCCTTTGAGCCTAACCCCTCCATCTCTGCAAATTCCTTCACTCTATGCTTAGTAACTCGGAAATTTTCTCAATAGGCACTTGATATCTTTTTGCAATAACTTCATGAGAAAAGCTGCTCTGCAATACTGGTTATATgtcccaaggagtccaatcttgcaattgattattgcaaatcttgatggATTTGCTTTGTGTGCCAACAGAGCTACTCAAttgatgcatttaatggaaaccattttgttagttcttcttcatcaagacatccaACGGCTAATCGACGAGACTACTCCCGACGATTCAAATGTTTGGCGCCAGTTGTTATGACTCTActattttttctttttgatcggcACAAGCTATCTCGACCCACTTATCGGGTCTTGAgatatcaattttttctttatcccGATGGTTCATTTCATCTTGATGGGCATCACTTCAGTCTCGACTTTGCCTTTTGTTTCAACACTCCATCAACACAACTCTCCGCGATGCATTCGCCTTTGGTTTCCCTTTATTTAACTCATCGGGTGTCGACATAGTTTATTTCATGTCCCTCCGATGCCCCAATGATCTCAATATTGCAATCCGCATTCTGACTAAGATCACTGCGTTATCGACATAACTTATCCCGAGGAACTCCTTGCACTTACCATTTGCCTAAATGACCCTATCGGGTTTCGGCATAACATAAAAGTTCTTCTTTCGATGTCCCGATGAAACATCATTAGATGCTACCTTTATCGGTATAACTCACACCGATGCCCCCGCAAGTGCTTCTATCTTCAtcaggggtcggaatagcctttttatattcctcccgaagtcccgatgagTTCCCGATGCCCTTTTGTGttttatgcttccgagtttgttttatcggtataggtaataccgatagctctgccttccgattctccatgtcatcaggGATTGGTCTAGCAATTTTTGCACTACTCCAATATGGTTCTTTTTTCCGATGGGCTTACATTTAGTTTCGTTtagtcatcgggtatcgggataaaaCTTTCTCCTTACTTCCGATCTCCCGATACTATATGATAAGCTTTTCCATACCGTTATAAGCCAATAGGAAAACAACTGCCTTCTCTTTCATCGAAACAAGCTATCCCGATGACATGACTTTCTCAAGAGTGCGCACCATGTTGAGTATTTTTTAAATGCTCCAAAGCATCCACATGTTGTTTCATCGGTATAAGTTATGCTGATGCTCCTTCTTTTGCTCACCTATGTTGTTTCATCGGGACTACTTATGCCGATGATTGAAACTTTGCAATTTAGCATAGATGGACCATCACTGTTGAATATCAGTGATCACCACTATTCTCATAGGGTCTAATACATATTAGAAAACAATCCTAgatcataccataatgacttctctgTTGACAAAATGCCtccataatggattccttgtgcagtctatacttagtgcatgcccttagtttGCCCGAGTGATACCTTGATATTCCTAAGACAATTGATCCCTAGATAACTTTACTTGTGCcaataaggttcctgcacatgcaaaccagtaacaaatgctcatatgataaaagaaaaagacctctatatagcataaaatattttgtaaaaatatgtgctaacaatggctctttctagggatgtatgttctctttaatgacatagcaagatcctagttatctctgtAAAGCAGACCAACATGAAAATtgaaaatagaaaacaaaagaaacataaactattatgatacaaaaatactcCCTGCTCATCAAGAGAAAAAATGCTTAAGGTACTGAGCATGAACCGAGAATTCCTGCATTTGACCATCAGTATCCTGCAAGTAATAGGAGTTTTCTCCACCCTTTTTTGAAATGATaaaaggtcctagccaaagtgCATCAACCTTTCCATGCTTCCCTTTATCTCGATTCCCCATCTTTAAATGATCTGTCACATGCTTTTCTATCATGTAAAGCTTTTACCATTTGTTGCCTTTGTAAGTTTCTTTCCTGGGCTTCTCTTCTACATTCATCCAGCTCAGCTAAAGCCATCAATCTGTCCCCCATGAAGTTTACTTCTTCCAAACATTCTTCTGTAACAAACTtataaactggaagcaaattatttaAGGGAAATCTTGTTTCtttgccatatacaagctcatatggagcaaaTCCTGTGGACTTCTTGATTGTCACTCTATCAGCCCATACTGCCAAGACCAATTTTGAGTCCCAAGCCTTTTTATTATCACCCAATATCCTTCTGATAATCTTCAGCAAGTTCTTATTGCTtaattctgcttgtccatttccttggggatggtaaggtgatgagtaAGACAGAGTGATACCATAGTTTTCATAGAAATCATAGAACTCcttggatctgaaacacatcccattgtcTACTACAATCTTCTGTGGTACTCCAAATCTGGTCAGAATATTTTCTAAGAGAAACTTTGTCACCACTTTGCTTGTAGCTTGCCTTGTAGGAAtagcctcaacccatttagtaaaataatcagtagcaaccaaaatccatttatgcccaccactagatttgtttgctatctctcctatgaaatcaataccccacatctggaaaGGTTCTTCTGTATGCACGGGCctgagaggaatggctccattatatTTTAGTTtccctgaaaacttttgacaagcctcacattttctgacATAAGTATGACAGTCCTTGAAAACTTGAGCCCAGTAATAACCAGTATTAAGAATTTTGTGAGAGGTGGTTTTAGCTGAGAAGtgacctccacatacaccttcatgtaaatcttttaaaacaacagattcttgacactcatctagacacaatagaagaataccatctctatttttccagtatagatccccattaagtaatacatacctagatgtttgaagctttaaagttatTTTTTGATTATCATTTAGATTATTTGgacatttcatgtatttcaagaagtgaacaatatttgtataccaagggcATCTTTCAATGCTAATATGTACATCTTTCAGCTCTACCTGGTTTACTTgtgctgcttcaagattggattttGCCATCAACTTTGCtaaaccttgacctcttaccaatcTTGTGATTTGTAAATCGATATTGAACTCTTGGATctagtttatccatctgcatcttctcctAGTAGTCTCTATTTGTCTGAAAATGTCTTgaacaacaacatttggtacataaGCAATAACGGTGGCACCAACTAAGTAAGGTTTAAAGGATTTCACAACTTCCACAAGAGCATAAGCctgttttt contains:
- the LOC131876199 gene encoding uncharacterized protein LOC131876199, encoding MCFRSKEFYDFYENYGITLSYSSPYHPQGNGQAELSNKNLLKIIRRILGDNKKAWDSKLVLAVWADRVTIKKSTGFAPYELVYGKETRFPLNNLLPVYKFVTEECLEEVNFMGDRLMALAELDECRREAQERNLQRQQMVKALHDRKACDRSFKDGESR